The Hymenobacter sp. 5317J-9 genome has a window encoding:
- a CDS encoding aconitate hydratase, whose amino-acid sequence MAFDLEMIRAVYAGMGSRIEAARAAVARPLTLTEKILYAHLYGGEVKQAYERGVSYVDFAPDRVAMQDATAQMALLQFMQAGKTTAAVPSTVHCDHLIQAKDGATADLAEANAENKEVYDFLASVSNKYGIGFWKPGAGIIHQVVLENYAFPGGMMIGTDSHTPNAGGLGMVAIGVGGADAVDVMAGMAWELKFPKVIGVKLTGKMNGWTSAKDVILRVAGILTVKGGTGAIVEYFGEGAESLSATGKGTICNMGAEIGATTSVFAYDEKMGDYLRGTGRAEIAEAAAAVRQHLRADDEVYTQPEKYFDQLIEIDLNTLEPYVNGPFTPDAAWPISQFAAAVKEHNWPAKLEVGLIGSCTNSSYEDITRAASIAAQAVEKGLTVNAEFTITPGSELVRYTVARDGLLDTFSQMGGVVLANACGPCIGQWARHTDDPKRKNSIITSFNRNFAKRNDGNPNTHAFVASPEIVTAFAIAGDLTFNPLTDTLQGANGPVKLDEPRGVEMPPQGFAVQDAGFQAPAADGSGVQVLVSPSSDRLELLEPFKPWEGVDLKGLRLLIKAQGKCTTDHISMAGPWLKYRGHLDNISNNMLIGATNAFNGEANKVRNFAVQGDDYMTVPQSARSYKSMGIGTVVIGDENYGEGSSREHAAMEPRHLGVRAVIVKSFARIHETNLKKQGMLGLTFANKADYDLIEEGDTIDILGLTTFREGQPLQARLHHADGDTDLITLNHTYNEGQIEWFKAGSALNLIRMREAGQTV is encoded by the coding sequence ATGGCTTTCGACCTGGAAATGATTCGCGCGGTGTACGCCGGCATGGGTTCTCGCATTGAGGCAGCCCGCGCCGCCGTGGCGCGCCCCCTCACCCTTACCGAGAAAATCCTCTACGCTCACCTCTACGGTGGCGAAGTAAAGCAGGCTTACGAGCGCGGCGTTTCCTACGTCGATTTCGCCCCCGACCGCGTGGCCATGCAGGACGCCACCGCCCAGATGGCCCTGCTCCAGTTCATGCAGGCCGGTAAGACCACGGCCGCCGTGCCCTCCACCGTGCACTGCGACCACCTCATCCAGGCCAAAGACGGCGCCACGGCCGACCTGGCCGAAGCCAACGCCGAAAACAAGGAAGTGTACGACTTCCTGGCCTCGGTTTCCAACAAATACGGCATCGGTTTCTGGAAGCCCGGCGCCGGCATCATCCACCAAGTGGTGCTCGAAAACTACGCCTTCCCCGGCGGCATGATGATTGGCACCGACTCGCACACCCCCAACGCGGGCGGCCTGGGCATGGTGGCCATCGGCGTGGGCGGTGCCGACGCCGTGGACGTAATGGCCGGCATGGCCTGGGAATTGAAGTTCCCGAAAGTCATCGGCGTGAAGCTGACCGGCAAGATGAACGGCTGGACCTCGGCCAAAGACGTGATTCTGCGCGTGGCCGGCATCCTGACCGTGAAGGGCGGCACCGGCGCCATCGTGGAGTACTTCGGCGAGGGCGCCGAAAGCCTCTCGGCCACCGGCAAAGGCACCATCTGCAACATGGGCGCTGAGATTGGCGCCACCACGTCGGTGTTTGCCTACGACGAGAAGATGGGCGACTACCTGCGCGGCACCGGCCGTGCCGAGATTGCCGAAGCCGCCGCCGCCGTGCGCCAGCACCTGCGCGCCGACGACGAGGTGTACACCCAGCCCGAGAAGTACTTCGACCAGCTCATCGAAATCGACCTGAACACGCTGGAGCCCTACGTGAACGGCCCGTTCACGCCGGACGCCGCCTGGCCCATCTCGCAGTTTGCCGCTGCCGTGAAGGAGCACAACTGGCCCGCCAAGCTGGAAGTGGGCCTCATCGGCTCGTGCACCAACTCCTCGTACGAGGACATCACCCGCGCCGCCAGCATTGCCGCGCAGGCCGTGGAGAAGGGCCTGACCGTAAACGCCGAGTTCACCATCACGCCCGGCTCGGAGCTGGTGCGCTACACCGTGGCCCGCGACGGCCTCCTCGACACGTTCTCGCAGATGGGCGGTGTGGTGCTGGCCAACGCCTGCGGCCCGTGCATCGGCCAGTGGGCCCGCCACACCGACGACCCCAAGCGCAAGAACTCCATCATCACGAGCTTCAACCGCAACTTCGCCAAGCGCAACGACGGCAACCCCAACACCCACGCCTTCGTGGCCTCGCCCGAAATCGTGACGGCCTTCGCCATCGCCGGTGATTTGACTTTCAACCCCCTTACCGACACCCTGCAGGGCGCCAACGGCCCCGTGAAGCTCGACGAGCCCCGCGGCGTGGAAATGCCCCCGCAAGGCTTCGCCGTGCAGGACGCCGGCTTCCAGGCGCCCGCCGCCGATGGCAGCGGCGTGCAGGTGCTGGTGAGCCCCAGCTCCGACCGCCTCGAACTGCTCGAGCCTTTCAAGCCCTGGGAGGGCGTGGACCTGAAAGGCCTGCGCCTGCTCATCAAGGCCCAAGGCAAGTGCACCACCGACCACATTTCGATGGCCGGCCCCTGGTTGAAATACCGCGGCCACTTGGACAACATCTCCAACAACATGCTCATCGGGGCCACCAATGCCTTCAACGGCGAGGCCAACAAGGTGCGCAACTTCGCCGTGCAGGGCGACGACTACATGACCGTGCCGCAGTCGGCCCGCTCCTACAAGAGCATGGGCATCGGCACCGTGGTGATTGGCGATGAGAACTACGGCGAAGGCTCCTCGCGCGAGCACGCCGCCATGGAGCCCCGCCACCTTGGCGTGCGCGCCGTGATTGTGAAGAGCTTCGCCCGCATCCACGAAACCAACCTGAAGAAGCAGGGCATGCTCGGCCTCACCTTCGCCAACAAGGCCGACTACGACCTGATTGAGGAAGGCGACACCATCGACATCCTCGGCCTGACCACCTTCCGCGAAGGCCAGCCCCTGCAGGCCCGCCTGCACCACGCCGACGGCGATACCGACCTCATCACCCTCAACCACACCTACAACGAGGGCCAAATTGAGTGGTTTAAGGCCGGCTCGGCTCTGAACCTGATTCGCATGCGCGAAGCCGGCCAGACGGTGTAA
- a CDS encoding TlpA disulfide reductase family protein → MKSTSLSLLAAAALGLSFTGCSSDTKSTSSEAAGGAAPVLTPGPWRGALATQGQEIPFLFEVKTEAGKPVVYLINQGLNGEERLRCEEITSAGDSTTIRMHAFDAALVVRADGNKKLKGTWVKYDTKDPYRVPMTATAGAQELFPAAQSTEKAGNFAGTWRATFHDGDDSYPATGIFAQQGGKLTGTFLTTTGDYRYLSGQVSGQDLRLSTFDGSHAFLFTAHNGPKEPIDITKEYAPNTLIGDFYSGKAGHETWSAVPDPKAKLPDADTLAYLKKGESRLNFKFPNVIEGGSISPTDPKYRGKVVVLQILGSWCPNCMDETNFLAPWYEKNKQRGVEIIGLGYERSGDYKVSAAKLRNMRERFKIGYDVAFAGVSNKDSVARSLPQLAKFLAFPTTIFLDKKGNVRKIHTGFSGPGTGKYYQEEIAGFEQTVDKLLKE, encoded by the coding sequence ATGAAATCAACCTCTCTTTCCCTGCTGGCTGCGGCCGCACTGGGCCTCAGCTTCACCGGCTGCTCTTCCGATACTAAATCCACCTCGTCTGAAGCGGCCGGCGGCGCGGCCCCGGTGCTCACGCCCGGCCCTTGGCGCGGGGCGCTGGCCACCCAGGGCCAGGAAATCCCCTTCTTATTCGAAGTAAAAACCGAAGCCGGCAAGCCGGTGGTCTACCTTATCAACCAGGGCCTGAACGGCGAGGAGCGTCTGCGCTGCGAGGAAATCACCTCGGCCGGCGACTCCACCACCATCCGCATGCACGCCTTCGACGCCGCGCTGGTGGTGCGCGCCGATGGCAACAAAAAACTGAAAGGCACTTGGGTGAAGTACGACACCAAAGACCCGTACCGCGTGCCCATGACGGCCACAGCGGGCGCCCAGGAGCTCTTTCCGGCTGCCCAATCGACGGAGAAGGCCGGCAATTTTGCCGGCACCTGGCGGGCCACCTTCCACGACGGCGACGACAGCTACCCGGCCACGGGCATTTTTGCCCAGCAGGGCGGCAAGCTGACCGGCACCTTCCTCACCACCACCGGCGACTACCGCTACCTCAGCGGCCAGGTGAGCGGGCAGGACTTGCGCCTGAGCACCTTCGACGGCAGCCACGCCTTCCTGTTTACGGCCCACAACGGGCCGAAGGAGCCCATTGACATCACCAAGGAATACGCGCCCAATACGCTCATCGGCGACTTTTACTCCGGCAAGGCCGGCCACGAAACCTGGAGCGCCGTGCCCGACCCCAAGGCCAAACTGCCCGATGCCGACACCCTCGCCTACCTCAAAAAGGGCGAAAGCCGGCTGAATTTCAAGTTCCCCAACGTCATCGAAGGCGGAAGCATCTCCCCCACCGACCCCAAGTACCGCGGCAAAGTGGTGGTGCTGCAAATTCTGGGCTCGTGGTGCCCCAACTGCATGGACGAGACCAACTTCCTGGCGCCCTGGTACGAGAAGAACAAGCAGCGCGGCGTCGAAATCATCGGTCTGGGCTACGAGCGCAGCGGCGACTACAAGGTATCGGCGGCCAAACTGCGCAACATGCGCGAGCGGTTCAAAATCGGGTACGACGTGGCGTTTGCGGGCGTGTCCAACAAGGATTCGGTGGCGCGGTCGCTGCCGCAGCTGGCCAAGTTCCTGGCCTTCCCCACCACCATTTTCCTGGATAAGAAGGGCAACGTGCGCAAGATTCACACGGGCTTTTCCGGCCCCGGCACGGGCAAATATTATCAGGAAGAAATTGCCGGGTTTGAGCAGACGGTGGATAAGCTGCTAAAGGAGTAG
- a CDS encoding universal stress protein, with protein MKNLLVPTDFSPEAHHAYEVALQLARHTGGSVTLLHVLEDLDEASGGISTLGGSLGGPGIEAIYPIKLMEATKRRLLALMAEAAPLAGNVPVREVIKTGPIGAGILKAVERHHIDLVVMGARGHGAMEHFFVSSNTERMIRLAPCPVLSVKHRQVPYAVRTMVFPSDFSAEAAQAIEPLHEALAAFPEAKLHLLHVLGDRDAFAARQRMEAFAQLAQLPPCEMSEVNASRTATGIEQYAEQVKADLVVIPTHARSGLSSFFHTSIAEAVATHAFPPVLTYHFRSVEPAAEPSLAAEYAYPMFV; from the coding sequence ATGAAAAACCTGCTGGTGCCCACCGATTTCTCGCCCGAAGCCCACCACGCCTACGAGGTGGCCTTGCAGCTGGCCCGCCACACCGGCGGCTCCGTGACGCTGCTCCACGTGCTCGAAGACCTCGACGAAGCCAGCGGCGGCATCAGCACGCTGGGCGGCAGCCTGGGCGGGCCGGGCATCGAGGCCATTTACCCCATCAAGCTCATGGAAGCCACCAAGCGCCGCCTGCTGGCGCTGATGGCCGAGGCGGCTCCGCTGGCCGGCAACGTGCCGGTGCGTGAGGTCATCAAAACCGGGCCCATCGGCGCGGGCATTCTGAAAGCCGTGGAGCGCCACCACATCGACCTGGTGGTGATGGGCGCGCGGGGCCACGGCGCCATGGAGCACTTTTTCGTGAGCTCGAACACCGAGCGCATGATTCGGCTGGCGCCCTGCCCGGTGCTGTCGGTGAAGCACCGGCAGGTACCGTATGCAGTGCGCACCATGGTGTTTCCGTCCGATTTTTCGGCCGAAGCCGCGCAGGCCATCGAGCCGCTGCACGAGGCGCTGGCGGCTTTCCCGGAGGCCAAGCTGCACCTGCTGCACGTGCTCGGCGACCGCGACGCTTTCGCGGCCCGGCAGCGCATGGAGGCCTTTGCCCAGCTTGCGCAGCTGCCCCCCTGCGAGATGAGCGAGGTGAACGCCAGCCGCACCGCCACGGGCATCGAGCAATACGCCGAGCAGGTGAAGGCCGACCTAGTGGTTATTCCCACCCACGCCCGCTCCGGGCTCAGCAGCTTCTTCCACACCAGCATTGCCGAGGCCGTGGCCACGCACGCCTTCCCGCCGGTGCTCACCTACCACTTCCGCAGCGTGGAGCCCGCCGCTGAGCCTAGCCTCGCCGCCGAATACGCCTATCCCATGTTTGTGTAA
- a CDS encoding cytochrome P450, whose product MQFALTEMQLVTLELLRLFELEWVDGQPPVTMQPLVTLRPKGDFRVRLRLR is encoded by the coding sequence ATGCAATTCGCCCTCACCGAAATGCAGCTCGTGACGCTGGAGCTGCTGCGGCTGTTCGAGCTGGAATGGGTGGACGGGCAGCCGCCCGTGACTATGCAGCCGCTCGTTACCCTGCGGCCCAAAGGCGATTTCCGGGTGCGGCTGCGGCTGCGCTGA
- a CDS encoding cytochrome P450 encodes MEASEQAAAPAFQLPRVPRWRSLLRSFALAKDPLPVLDAVLARFGDTVELYIGGVEKSILTRDPGLTQHILQKNHRNYAKSKFTQGFSRYIGHGLLTNDGPDWLRQRRLIQPGFHRQRVAGLTGLMQEITAETFAPLVARARQAGGATTVEVHELMTRLTFRIIARSVFSTNFPEAELDRLARLITEIQAFFVRSIRQPYLKPWFQLRGRFTYHDALAAEMRTLLGRLIAQRQQANAQPGATPPDDLLQMLLDVRYEDTCEPMTPDRVLDEALILLVAGHETSANALTWLSYLLAHHPAEAVAIRAEAEAVLAGRTPAFEDLPRLGQALYAVQETMRRYPPAWMVDRVALADDEYQGLRIPKGTLFSLYFHGLHHDPKYWPEPEHFRPSRFAPGQARPVQANAFVPFGAGRACASACNSPSPKCSS; translated from the coding sequence ATGGAAGCCTCCGAACAAGCCGCCGCTCCCGCGTTTCAGCTGCCGCGGGTGCCGCGCTGGCGCTCCCTGCTGCGCTCGTTTGCCCTGGCCAAAGACCCGTTGCCCGTGCTGGATGCGGTGCTGGCGCGCTTCGGCGACACCGTGGAGCTGTACATCGGCGGCGTGGAGAAAAGCATCCTCACCCGCGACCCCGGCCTGACGCAGCACATCCTGCAGAAAAACCACCGCAACTACGCCAAATCGAAGTTTACGCAGGGCTTTTCGCGCTACATCGGCCACGGCCTGCTCACCAACGACGGGCCCGACTGGCTGCGGCAGCGCCGGCTCATTCAGCCCGGCTTTCATCGGCAGCGCGTGGCCGGCCTCACCGGGCTGATGCAGGAAATCACGGCTGAAACGTTTGCCCCGCTGGTGGCACGGGCCCGGCAGGCAGGCGGCGCCACCACCGTGGAAGTGCACGAGCTGATGACGCGCCTGACTTTCCGCATCATCGCGCGCTCGGTGTTCAGCACCAATTTCCCGGAAGCGGAGCTTGACCGCCTGGCCCGTCTCATCACCGAGATTCAGGCATTTTTTGTGCGCTCCATTCGGCAGCCCTACCTCAAGCCTTGGTTTCAGCTGCGGGGCCGGTTCACGTATCACGACGCGCTGGCTGCTGAGATGCGCACCCTGCTAGGCCGCCTCATTGCCCAGCGCCAGCAGGCCAACGCCCAGCCCGGCGCCACCCCGCCCGACGACCTGCTGCAAATGCTGCTCGACGTGCGCTACGAAGACACCTGCGAGCCCATGACGCCCGACCGCGTACTCGACGAGGCCCTCATTCTGCTCGTGGCCGGCCACGAAACCAGCGCCAACGCCCTCACCTGGCTCAGCTACCTGCTGGCCCACCACCCCGCCGAGGCCGTGGCCATCCGCGCCGAGGCCGAGGCCGTGCTGGCCGGCCGCACGCCTGCTTTCGAAGACCTGCCGCGCCTGGGCCAGGCTCTATATGCCGTGCAGGAAACCATGCGCCGCTACCCGCCCGCCTGGATGGTGGACCGCGTGGCCCTGGCCGACGACGAGTACCAGGGCCTGCGTATTCCGAAAGGCACGTTGTTTTCGCTTTACTTCCACGGCCTGCACCACGACCCCAAGTACTGGCCCGAACCCGAACATTTTCGCCCCAGCCGCTTCGCGCCCGGCCAGGCGCGGCCGGTGCAGGCCAACGCCTTCGTGCCCTTCGGGGCGGGCCGCGCCTGTGCATCGGCATGCAATTCGCCCTCACCGAAATGCAGCTCGTGA
- a CDS encoding polyprenyl synthetase family protein, with translation MPQQPTFSLDQIQAPIAAEMEEFEHKFRQSMRTKVLLLDKIMGYIVKRKGKQIRPMFVFLTARAARPEPNTGDPLPDASFRGAALIELLHTATLVHDDVVDESNYRRGFFSINALWKNKIAVLVGDYLLSRGLLLALQNDDYDLLKIVSNAVRELSEGELLQIEKARKLDITEEVYFDIIRQKTASLIASCTAVGAASVGADKEAIERARLFGEKVGIAFQIKDDLFDYGTAEIGKPVGIDIKEKKMTLPLIYALQHASWLEKRKVIFNVKNNEGHRDRVQQVIEFVKKSGGLDYAVNTMKRYRDDALAILHTFPESPSRTSLEELINYTIEREK, from the coding sequence ATGCCCCAACAACCCACTTTCTCCCTCGACCAGATTCAGGCGCCCATTGCGGCCGAAATGGAAGAGTTTGAGCACAAGTTCCGCCAGTCGATGCGCACCAAGGTGCTGCTGCTCGACAAGATAATGGGCTACATTGTGAAGCGCAAGGGCAAGCAGATTAGGCCCATGTTCGTGTTTCTCACGGCCCGCGCCGCCCGCCCCGAGCCCAACACCGGCGACCCGCTGCCCGACGCGTCCTTTCGCGGCGCGGCCCTGATTGAGCTGCTGCACACCGCCACGCTGGTACACGACGACGTGGTGGACGAAAGCAACTACCGCCGCGGCTTCTTCTCCATCAATGCGCTGTGGAAGAACAAGATTGCCGTGCTGGTGGGCGACTACCTGCTCTCGCGTGGCCTGCTGCTGGCCCTGCAAAACGACGACTACGACCTGCTCAAAATCGTGAGCAACGCCGTGCGCGAGCTGAGCGAAGGCGAGCTGCTGCAAATCGAGAAAGCCCGCAAGCTGGACATCACCGAAGAGGTGTATTTCGACATCATCCGGCAGAAAACCGCCTCGCTCATTGCCTCCTGTACGGCCGTGGGCGCGGCCTCGGTGGGGGCCGACAAGGAAGCCATTGAGCGGGCCCGCTTATTCGGCGAAAAGGTGGGCATTGCCTTTCAGATTAAAGACGACTTGTTCGACTACGGCACCGCCGAAATCGGCAAGCCGGTGGGCATCGACATTAAAGAAAAAAAGATGACGCTGCCGCTCATTTATGCCCTGCAGCACGCCTCCTGGCTGGAAAAGCGCAAAGTCATCTTCAATGTGAAAAACAACGAAGGCCACCGCGACCGGGTGCAGCAGGTGATTGAGTTCGTGAAGAAGTCGGGCGGGTTGGATTATGCCGTGAACACGATGAAGCGGTACCGTGACGACGCGCTGGCCATCCTGCACACCTTCCCGGAATCGCCGAGCCGCACGTCGCTGGAGGAGCTGATTAACTACACGATTGAGCGCGAGAAGTAA
- a CDS encoding dienelactone hydrolase family protein: protein MPTHASFLLTGTGHGRPFEADVTFRPDGQPKPVVLFVHGFKGFKDWGHFPLLADFFAERGFVFVKLNLSHNGIVVGGTGDLEDLEAFGRNNFSIELDDIGQVIDALFAGETPVPATEMNLNRLGLVGHSRGGGLVLLKAAEDPRVRAVATWAAIAEVHPHWPQAIFDEWQRTGILHVPNTRTGQQLPMHYQIVEDYHRNRPRLDIAHNVRRKLRQPLLLVHGDEDETVNVSAAHSLHQLRPDAELLLVPGAMHMFGGAHPWPHQQLPEPARLVAEKTAEFFLRAT, encoded by the coding sequence ATGCCCACTCACGCCTCTTTTTTGCTTACCGGCACCGGCCACGGCCGTCCTTTCGAGGCCGATGTTACTTTCCGGCCCGACGGCCAGCCGAAGCCGGTCGTACTGTTTGTGCACGGTTTCAAGGGGTTCAAGGACTGGGGACACTTTCCGCTGCTGGCTGATTTCTTCGCCGAGCGGGGCTTTGTATTCGTGAAGCTCAACCTGTCGCACAACGGCATCGTGGTGGGCGGCACCGGCGATTTGGAGGATTTGGAAGCCTTCGGCCGGAATAATTTCAGCATCGAGCTCGACGACATTGGGCAGGTCATCGACGCGTTGTTTGCGGGAGAGACGCCCGTGCCGGCCACTGAAATGAACCTGAACCGCCTGGGCTTGGTGGGCCACAGCCGCGGCGGCGGTCTGGTGCTGCTCAAAGCCGCCGAAGACCCGCGCGTGCGGGCCGTGGCCACCTGGGCCGCCATCGCCGAAGTACACCCGCACTGGCCCCAGGCCATTTTCGACGAGTGGCAGCGCACCGGCATCCTGCACGTGCCCAACACGCGCACCGGCCAGCAGCTGCCCATGCACTACCAGATTGTGGAAGACTACCACCGAAACCGCCCGCGCCTCGATATCGCCCACAACGTGCGCCGCAAGCTGCGCCAGCCGCTGCTGCTGGTGCACGGCGATGAGGACGAAACCGTGAACGTGTCCGCCGCCCATTCCCTGCACCAGCTCCGGCCCGACGCCGAGCTGCTGCTCGTGCCCGGCGCCATGCACATGTTTGGCGGAGCGCACCCCTGGCCGCACCAGCAACTGCCCGAGCCGGCCCGGTTGGTGGCCGAGAAAACCGCTGAGTTTTTCCTGCGCGCCACGTGA
- the folK gene encoding 2-amino-4-hydroxy-6-hydroxymethyldihydropteridine diphosphokinase, giving the protein MSAAVTAYLLLGSNLGDRAALLATAREQLAASAGEIVAASALYETAAWGREDQPAFLNQALALRTALPAQELLALCLATEQRAGRQRLERWGSRTLDVDILLYGHEIIDAPALTVPHPRLAERRFALVPLAEIGGAVLHPVLGLSVAELLENCPDPLPVHRLEM; this is encoded by the coding sequence GTGAGCGCCGCCGTCACCGCCTACCTCCTGCTCGGCAGCAACCTCGGCGACCGGGCCGCGCTGTTGGCCACCGCCCGCGAGCAGCTAGCCGCCTCGGCTGGGGAAATAGTGGCAGCTTCGGCCCTGTATGAAACTGCCGCCTGGGGCCGCGAAGACCAGCCGGCATTCCTCAACCAAGCTCTAGCCCTACGCACCGCCCTGCCGGCGCAGGAACTGCTAGCGCTTTGCCTGGCCACGGAGCAACGCGCCGGCCGCCAACGACTGGAGCGCTGGGGTAGCCGCACGCTCGACGTGGACATTCTGCTCTACGGCCACGAAATCATCGACGCGCCGGCGCTGACGGTGCCGCACCCGCGCCTGGCCGAGCGGCGCTTTGCGCTGGTGCCGCTGGCCGAAATAGGCGGCGCGGTGCTGCATCCGGTGCTGGGGTTGAGCGTGGCTGAGCTGCTAGAGAATTGCCCGGACCCGCTGCCGGTGCACCGGCTGGAAATGTAG
- the fabD gene encoding ACP S-malonyltransferase → MARDLFDQSLDARALLTQANDILGFSLTDIMFTGSDEDLRRTDVTQPAIFVHSVAQFVARPELQPGMTAGHSLGEFSALVAAGVLRFEDALPLVARRAQAMQAACEEQPGTMAAILGLDDTVVERICQEITDGGHVVVAANYNCPGQLVISGSAEGVAKACEALKAAGAKRALPLPVGGAFHSPLMQSAAAALAEAIEKTTFHAAKCPVYQNVDALPHTDPAEIKANLLAQLTAPVRWTQLVQRMAADGATEFIECGPGKVLQGLVKKIVPTATIG, encoded by the coding sequence ATGGCCCGCGACTTGTTCGACCAAAGCCTCGACGCCCGCGCCCTGCTCACCCAAGCCAACGACATTCTCGGGTTTAGCCTCACCGACATCATGTTCACGGGCTCCGATGAGGACCTGCGCCGCACCGATGTCACCCAACCCGCCATTTTTGTGCATTCGGTGGCCCAGTTTGTGGCCCGCCCCGAGCTGCAGCCCGGCATGACGGCCGGCCACTCGCTGGGCGAATTCTCGGCCCTGGTGGCGGCCGGCGTGCTCAGGTTTGAAGATGCCCTGCCGCTGGTGGCCCGCCGGGCCCAGGCCATGCAAGCCGCCTGCGAAGAGCAGCCCGGCACCATGGCCGCCATTCTGGGCCTCGACGATACCGTGGTGGAGCGCATTTGTCAGGAAATCACCGATGGCGGCCACGTGGTAGTGGCCGCCAACTACAACTGCCCCGGCCAGCTCGTCATTTCCGGCTCGGCCGAAGGCGTGGCCAAGGCCTGCGAAGCCCTGAAGGCCGCCGGCGCCAAGCGCGCCCTGCCGCTGCCCGTGGGCGGCGCCTTCCACTCGCCCCTCATGCAAAGCGCCGCCGCCGCCCTGGCCGAGGCCATCGAAAAAACCACTTTCCACGCGGCCAAGTGCCCCGTGTACCAAAACGTGGACGCCCTGCCGCACACCGACCCGGCCGAAATCAAAGCCAACCTGCTGGCCCAGCTCACGGCCCCCGTGCGCTGGACGCAGCTGGTGCAGCGCATGGCCGCCGACGGCGCCACCGAATTCATCGAGTGCGGCCCCGGTAAAGTGCTGCAGGGCCTGGTGAAGAAGATTGTGCCCACCGCCACGATTGGTTAA